A window of the Haloarcula litorea genome harbors these coding sequences:
- the gatB gene encoding Asp-tRNA(Asn)/Glu-tRNA(Gln) amidotransferase subunit GatB, with protein sequence MTAQAAESRELAAVIGLEVHVQLETETKIFCGCSTDVGDDEPNTHTCPVCLGLPGALPVVNEGAVEAAVKVGKAIDADIPAETTFHRKNYYYPDLPKNFQITQYDAPICQDGDLAFSVEGQRRSVTIRRAHLEEDPGSIKHVREGTGPLESRVCSIDRADYTLIDYNRAGTPLMEVVTEPDFREPKEVRAFLEKLEEVLEYLGVFDATRDGSLRIDANLSMVDASEVSEDGSIDESVLEDANRTEVKNISSHKGAEQALSFEASRQRKLIQSGRAVEQETRHFNETHGNTVSMRSKEEEKDYRYFREADLPPLEVADWKEAIDIPELPDARRERFVAEYGLSGEAASKLTSTKQVADFFEDVAAEFDADLAATWVADNLLGELNYRDMAITDVDHRLDEVARLVELVAEDEITAKNARETVLREMLDEGDAPDEIVEREELGKTSGDEVQQAVEEAIAESPDAVEDYHSGEDGALNFLVGQVMGKTGGSADPGEVNGLLREKLEE encoded by the coding sequence ATGACTGCACAAGCCGCCGAGTCCCGCGAACTCGCGGCCGTCATCGGGCTGGAGGTCCACGTCCAGCTCGAGACGGAGACGAAGATCTTCTGTGGCTGCTCGACCGACGTCGGCGACGACGAGCCCAACACCCACACCTGCCCGGTCTGTCTGGGCCTGCCGGGGGCGCTGCCGGTCGTCAACGAGGGGGCCGTCGAGGCCGCCGTCAAGGTCGGGAAGGCCATCGACGCCGACATCCCCGCCGAGACCACGTTCCACCGGAAGAACTACTACTATCCCGACCTGCCGAAGAACTTCCAGATCACGCAGTACGACGCCCCCATCTGTCAGGACGGCGACCTCGCGTTCTCCGTCGAGGGCCAGCGCCGCTCGGTGACGATCCGGCGTGCTCACCTGGAGGAAGACCCCGGCTCGATCAAGCACGTCCGGGAGGGCACCGGTCCCCTGGAGTCGCGGGTCTGCTCGATCGACCGCGCCGACTACACGCTGATCGACTACAACCGCGCCGGCACGCCGCTGATGGAGGTCGTCACCGAGCCGGACTTCCGGGAGCCGAAGGAGGTCCGGGCGTTCCTGGAGAAGCTGGAGGAGGTGCTGGAGTACCTGGGCGTCTTCGACGCCACCCGCGACGGCAGCCTCCGCATCGACGCCAACCTCTCGATGGTCGACGCGAGCGAGGTGAGCGAGGACGGCAGCATCGACGAGTCGGTGCTGGAAGACGCCAACCGCACGGAGGTCAAGAACATCTCCAGCCACAAGGGCGCGGAGCAGGCCCTCTCGTTCGAGGCCTCCCGGCAGCGCAAGCTCATCCAGTCCGGGCGCGCGGTCGAACAGGAGACCCGCCACTTCAACGAGACTCACGGCAACACCGTCTCGATGCGCTCGAAGGAGGAGGAGAAGGACTACCGCTACTTCCGCGAGGCCGACCTGCCGCCCCTGGAGGTGGCCGACTGGAAGGAGGCCATCGACATCCCCGAACTGCCCGACGCTCGCCGCGAGCGGTTCGTCGCCGAGTACGGCCTCAGCGGGGAGGCGGCCTCGAAGCTGACGAGCACGAAGCAGGTCGCGGACTTCTTCGAGGACGTGGCCGCGGAGTTCGACGCCGACCTGGCGGCGACGTGGGTCGCCGACAACCTCCTGGGCGAGCTGAACTACCGCGATATGGCGATCACCGACGTCGACCACCGGCTGGACGAGGTGGCCCGGCTCGTCGAACTCGTCGCCGAAGACGAGATCACGGCGAAGAACGCCCGCGAGACGGTCCTCCGGGAGATGCTCGACGAGGGCGACGCGCCCGACGAGATCGTCGAGCGTGAGGAGCTGGGCAAGACCTCCGGCGACGAGGTCCAGCAGGCCGTCGAGGAAGCCATCGCGGAGAGCCCCGACGCCGTGGAGGACTACCACAGCGGCGAGGACGGCGCGCTGAACTTCCTCGTCGGCCAGGTGATGGGGAAGACCGGCGGCAGCGCCGACCCCGGCGAAGTCAACGGGCTACTGCGCGAGAAACTGGAAGAGTAG
- a CDS encoding creatininase family protein: MSTDTVELGEMTWTEVEAALDDGVDTAIVAVGAVEQHGPHLPLLTDTLRGDAIAERIADELGDAVVAPTIRPGCSGHHMSFPGTITVPPAVLMDQIRAYCRSLDEHGFAHVVLVPTHGGNFAPVNTVAPELGRELDTNVVALADLQELMELGNAGLADAGVDYREPVVHAGAVETAVLLAVAEDLVDTDSFEVGTEGEVSTARLLSEGMETITENGVLGDPNHATAAAGEAILDRVAEAYAEQVEAARAAVE, encoded by the coding sequence ATGTCGACCGACACTGTCGAACTCGGAGAGATGACCTGGACGGAGGTCGAGGCGGCCCTCGACGACGGCGTCGACACGGCCATCGTGGCCGTCGGGGCCGTCGAGCAACACGGCCCGCACCTTCCGCTGTTGACCGACACACTCCGCGGGGACGCCATCGCGGAGCGGATCGCCGACGAACTGGGCGACGCCGTCGTCGCGCCGACGATCCGGCCCGGCTGTTCGGGCCACCACATGTCATTCCCGGGGACGATCACCGTCCCGCCGGCGGTCCTGATGGACCAGATCCGGGCCTACTGCCGGTCGCTGGACGAGCACGGCTTCGCCCACGTCGTCCTCGTCCCGACCCACGGCGGGAACTTCGCCCCGGTCAACACCGTCGCGCCGGAGCTGGGCCGGGAACTGGACACGAACGTCGTCGCGCTGGCGGACCTACAGGAGCTGATGGAGCTGGGGAACGCGGGGTTGGCCGACGCCGGCGTCGACTACCGGGAGCCGGTCGTCCACGCCGGGGCCGTCGAGACGGCCGTGTTGCTGGCCGTCGCCGAGGACCTGGTCGACACCGACAGCTTCGAGGTCGGGACCGAGGGCGAGGTCAGCACGGCGCGCCTGCTGAGCGAAGGGATGGAGACGATCACGGAGAACGGCGTCCTCGGGGACCCGAACCACGCGACGGCGGCCGCCGGCGAGGCGATCCTCGACCGGGTGGCCGAGGCCTACGCCGAACAGGTCGAGGCAGCGCGAGCCGCCGTCGAGTAG
- a CDS encoding DUF7518 family protein, whose amino-acid sequence MCGNRVEELEERVKELEASVEGLTDELVECKVRLRELENTVDEESGFGADARRDSAESSETEPDTEAEQSGESDDGGDIIVPETGADTTNTPGPEGADKEDEAASESAESETDDDSGSDIIVA is encoded by the coding sequence ATGTGTGGCAACCGTGTCGAGGAGTTAGAGGAGCGCGTCAAGGAACTCGAAGCCTCCGTCGAGGGACTCACCGACGAGCTCGTCGAGTGCAAGGTCCGCCTGCGTGAACTGGAGAACACCGTCGACGAAGAGAGCGGCTTCGGGGCGGACGCACGGCGCGACTCCGCAGAGTCGTCCGAGACCGAGCCCGACACGGAGGCCGAGCAGTCCGGCGAGTCCGACGACGGCGGCGACATCATCGTCCCCGAGACCGGGGCCGACACAACTAACACGCCGGGTCCCGAGGGAGCGGACAAGGAGGACGAGGCCGCGTCCGAGTCGGCGGAGTCCGAGACCGACGACGACTCCGGCTCCGACATCATCGTCGCGTAG